The following are encoded in a window of Gramella sp. MT6 genomic DNA:
- a CDS encoding SRPBCC domain-containing protein, whose protein sequence is MKKIYYQIEIDCPKGQVFPIMLDKEHYRKWTAEFNPSSHYEGTWEEGSQILFLGETETGEKAGMQSVIEKHVPNEFISIRHLGMLDKGKETAFEDDLYENYYLEEKNGSTSLKVEMDTEDDWVEYFKETWPKALQKLKEVCEENCSN, encoded by the coding sequence ATGAAAAAAATTTATTATCAAATAGAGATCGACTGCCCCAAAGGACAGGTATTTCCAATTATGCTGGATAAAGAGCATTATCGAAAGTGGACGGCGGAATTCAACCCTAGCTCGCACTATGAAGGTACATGGGAAGAAGGAAGCCAAATCTTATTTCTTGGGGAAACTGAAACCGGAGAAAAAGCAGGTATGCAAAGCGTGATAGAAAAGCATGTACCCAACGAGTTTATAAGTATCAGGCACCTGGGAATGCTGGATAAGGGAAAGGAAACAGCCTTTGAGGATGATCTTTACGAGAATTACTATTTGGAAGAAAAAAATGGCTCCACTTCACTAAAAGTTGAAATGGATACAGAGGATGACTGGGTCGAATATTTCAAGGAAACCTGGCCTAAGGCGCTTCAGAAGTTAAAGGAAGTCTGCGAAGAAAATTGCAGCAATTAA
- a CDS encoding NAD(P)/FAD-dependent oxidoreductase, which produces MIKTDILIIGAGPTGLFAVFEAGLLKLKCHLIDALPQPGGQCSEIYPKKPIYDIPGFPEVLAGDLVDNLMEQIKPFEPGFTLGERAETIDKQEDGSFIVTTSKGTKHHAPVVVIAGGLGSFEPRKPPIPSIKNYEDKGVAYIIRDPEVYRDKKVVIAGGGDSALDWSIFLADVASEVSLVHRRKDFRGALDSVEKVEELSKIGKINLITDAEVVDLKGEGELDSVLIRHKDEARGEELKETDYFIPLFGLSPKLGPIANWGLEIEKNAIKVDNSYDYQTNIPGIYAIGDVNTYKGKLKLILCGFHEAAIMCQSVYQRINPDKKYVMKYTTVSGVSGFDGSKKEAKKEVVKSIN; this is translated from the coding sequence ATGATTAAAACCGATATACTTATCATAGGTGCCGGTCCAACAGGTCTTTTTGCCGTTTTTGAGGCTGGTCTACTTAAACTGAAGTGTCACCTAATTGATGCTCTTCCGCAGCCGGGAGGTCAGTGTTCCGAAATTTATCCCAAAAAACCAATTTACGATATTCCTGGTTTTCCAGAAGTATTGGCTGGAGACTTGGTAGATAACTTGATGGAGCAGATCAAACCTTTTGAGCCGGGATTTACGCTGGGAGAAAGAGCTGAAACTATAGATAAGCAGGAAGACGGAAGTTTTATTGTAACTACCAGTAAAGGAACGAAGCATCATGCTCCCGTAGTTGTGATTGCAGGTGGACTTGGTAGTTTCGAGCCTAGAAAACCCCCGATTCCTTCCATAAAAAATTATGAAGATAAAGGTGTTGCCTATATTATTCGTGATCCTGAGGTATACCGTGATAAAAAAGTTGTGATCGCCGGTGGAGGAGATTCGGCTTTAGACTGGAGTATTTTCCTAGCCGATGTAGCTTCAGAGGTCTCACTGGTGCACAGGAGAAAAGATTTCCGTGGCGCCTTGGATTCTGTTGAAAAGGTAGAGGAACTTTCCAAGATTGGAAAGATCAACCTGATTACAGATGCTGAAGTGGTGGACCTTAAAGGGGAGGGTGAATTGGATTCTGTTCTAATTCGTCATAAAGATGAAGCTAGGGGAGAAGAATTAAAGGAAACAGATTATTTTATTCCATTATTCGGACTTTCTCCAAAACTTGGACCTATTGCGAACTGGGGTCTGGAGATTGAAAAGAATGCCATTAAGGTTGATAATTCTTATGATTATCAAACCAATATTCCTGGGATCTACGCTATTGGAGATGTGAATACCTATAAAGGAAAATTAAAGCTTATCCTTTGCGGATTTCACGAAGCGGCCATCATGTGTCAGAGCGTTTATCAGCGAATAAATCCTGATAAAAAATACGTGATGAAGTATACTACCGTAAGTGGTGTAAGTGGTTTCGACGGAAGTAAAAAAGAAGCGAAGAAAGAAGTAGTAAAAAGTATAAATTAG
- the tsf gene encoding translation elongation factor Ts, with amino-acid sequence MAKITAAEVNKLRKATGAGMMDCKKALVEADGDFDAAIELLRKKGQKVAAKRADRDSSEGAAIAQVNGDNTKGVIISLNCETDFVAKNDDFIKLANDFADMALNYSTKEELLKADYNGITVEDKLTEQTGVIGEKIEIGAFKTLEAPFVGSYIHAGNKIAVLTGLSKNVDGAEEAAKNVSMQAAAMNPVALDESGVDQATIDKEIEIAKDTLREEGKPENMLDKIAQGKLQRFFKDNTLVHQAYIKDNKQSVADYVKSVNGDLEVVGFERVALG; translated from the coding sequence ATGGCTAAGATAACCGCCGCTGAAGTAAATAAATTAAGAAAAGCTACTGGTGCAGGAATGATGGACTGTAAGAAAGCATTAGTAGAAGCTGATGGTGACTTTGATGCTGCAATTGAATTGCTACGTAAAAAAGGTCAGAAAGTTGCTGCTAAGAGAGCCGACAGAGATTCTTCTGAAGGTGCTGCTATCGCTCAAGTAAATGGAGACAACACTAAAGGTGTGATCATCTCTCTAAACTGTGAGACAGACTTCGTAGCAAAGAATGATGACTTCATCAAATTAGCTAACGATTTCGCTGATATGGCTCTTAACTACTCAACTAAAGAAGAGTTATTGAAAGCTGACTACAACGGAATTACTGTTGAAGATAAACTTACTGAGCAAACAGGAGTTATTGGTGAGAAGATCGAGATAGGTGCATTCAAAACTTTGGAAGCTCCATTCGTAGGATCTTATATCCATGCTGGCAACAAGATCGCTGTTCTTACAGGTCTTTCTAAGAACGTAGACGGAGCTGAGGAAGCTGCGAAAAACGTTTCTATGCAAGCTGCTGCTATGAACCCTGTAGCACTTGATGAATCTGGAGTTGATCAGGCTACTATCGATAAAGAGATCGAGATCGCTAAGGATACTTTAAGAGAAGAAGGTAAGCCAGAAAACATGTTAGACAAGATCGCTCAGGGTAAACTTCAGCGTTTCTTCAAAGACAACACTTTGGTACACCAGGCGTATATCAAAGACAACAAGCAAAGCGTTGCAGATTACGTTAAATCTGTAAACGGAGACCTTGAAGTAGTAGGATTTGAAAGAGTAGCTTTAGGATAA
- a CDS encoding 2Fe-2S iron-sulfur cluster-binding protein, with protein MSDVKITIIDREGEAHTVDAPTDMNMNLMEVIRSYELAQEGTIGICGGMAMCASCQCYILNFEHMLPEKSFEEEDMLDQAFFVEDNSRLSCQIPITEGLDGLEVRIAPASE; from the coding sequence ATGTCTGACGTTAAGATCACTATAATAGACCGGGAAGGAGAAGCTCATACTGTAGATGCTCCAACAGATATGAATATGAACCTGATGGAGGTGATTCGTTCTTATGAACTTGCCCAGGAAGGTACCATTGGAATTTGTGGAGGTATGGCCATGTGCGCCTCCTGCCAGTGCTATATTTTGAATTTTGAGCATATGCTTCCTGAGAAAAGCTTTGAGGAAGAAGATATGCTGGATCAGGCGTTTTTCGTGGAAGATAACAGCCGTTTAAGCTGCCAGATCCCTATCACTGAAGGTTTGGATGGATTGGAAGTTCGAATCGCACCGGCTTCAGAATAA
- a CDS encoding acyl-CoA dehydrogenase family protein — protein MKPDLFQAPDYYNLDDLLSDEHKMVRDATREFVKREVSPIIEDAAQKAEFPKQLINGLAEIGAFGPYIPEEYGGAGLDQISYGLIMQEIERGDSGIRSTASVQSSLVMYPIFKYGTEEQKKKFLPKLASGEMIGCFGLTEPDHGSNPGGMTTNFKDKGDHYLLNGAKMWISNSPFADIAIVWGKNEEGRIHGLIVERGMEGFSTPETHNKWSLRASATGELIFDNVKVPKENLMPGKSGLGAPLGCLDSARYGIAWGAIGAAMDCYDTALRYAKEREQFGVPIAAKQLQQKKLAEMITEITKAQLMAWRLGTLRNEGKATSAQISMAKRNNVEMAIKIAREARQILGGMGITGEYSIMRHMMNLESVITYEGTHDIHLLITGLDITGHAAF, from the coding sequence ATGAAACCAGATCTTTTTCAGGCTCCTGATTATTACAATCTTGACGACCTCCTTAGCGACGAACATAAAATGGTGCGCGACGCCACACGCGAGTTTGTAAAGCGTGAAGTTTCCCCAATTATAGAGGATGCAGCTCAAAAAGCTGAATTCCCAAAACAACTAATTAACGGACTTGCCGAAATTGGTGCCTTTGGACCTTATATCCCAGAGGAGTATGGTGGAGCAGGCCTGGACCAGATCTCTTACGGTTTGATCATGCAGGAAATAGAACGCGGGGATAGCGGAATTCGATCAACCGCATCGGTTCAGTCTTCTCTGGTGATGTATCCCATCTTTAAATACGGTACCGAGGAGCAGAAAAAGAAATTCCTTCCAAAACTGGCTTCCGGAGAAATGATAGGTTGTTTTGGATTGACCGAACCAGATCACGGTTCGAATCCAGGAGGAATGACTACAAATTTTAAAGATAAGGGAGACCATTATCTGCTGAATGGCGCGAAAATGTGGATCTCCAACTCTCCTTTTGCTGATATTGCCATTGTATGGGGAAAGAACGAAGAAGGAAGAATTCACGGTTTGATCGTAGAAAGGGGAATGGAAGGCTTCTCAACTCCAGAAACTCATAATAAATGGTCACTTCGTGCCAGTGCCACCGGTGAACTCATTTTTGACAATGTGAAGGTTCCGAAAGAGAATTTAATGCCCGGAAAATCTGGTTTAGGGGCTCCACTAGGATGCCTGGATTCTGCACGCTATGGGATTGCATGGGGAGCAATTGGAGCCGCTATGGATTGTTATGACACTGCTTTGAGATATGCCAAAGAGAGAGAGCAATTCGGAGTGCCTATAGCTGCAAAACAACTTCAGCAGAAAAAACTGGCCGAGATGATCACCGAGATCACCAAAGCACAGTTGATGGCATGGAGACTTGGAACTTTGAGAAATGAAGGAAAAGCAACTTCTGCCCAGATCTCTATGGCGAAAAGGAATAATGTAGAGATGGCTATCAAGATCGCCAGGGAAGCAAGACAAATTCTTGGCGGAATGGGAATTACCGGTGAATACAGCATCATGAGACATATGATGAACCTTGAAAGCGTGATCACTTATGAAGGAACGCATGATATTCACCTATTGATCACAGGTTTAGACATTACAGGACACGCGGCATTTTAA
- a CDS encoding NifU family protein gives MTSEEVKINVEKALAEIRPFLESDGGNISLVSIEDDRLVKVQLEGACVGCTVNQMTLKSGVEMTIKKYVPQIEQVVNIER, from the coding sequence ATGACAAGCGAAGAAGTTAAAATTAATGTTGAAAAGGCATTGGCAGAGATACGTCCGTTTCTTGAAAGCGATGGAGGGAATATATCTTTAGTTTCGATCGAAGATGATCGCCTCGTAAAAGTTCAACTGGAAGGTGCGTGTGTTGGATGCACTGTGAACCAGATGACTCTTAAAAGTGGTGTGGAGATGACGATCAAGAAATATGTGCCTCAAATCGAACAGGTAGTAAATATTGAAAGATAA
- a CDS encoding methyltransferase, giving the protein MSQKPFKFKQFSIDQDRCAMKIGTDGVLLGAWSSLEHQPNSILDIGTGTGLIALMLAQRSDAELIDALEIEENAYEQAVENFEKSDWGDRLFCYHAGFDEFVEEMQDEEEYNLIISNPPFYSEDYKTGNENRDQARFADALPLSELIEGASLLLSRKGHFDLVIPFTEEQNAIEIAKDHKLFPVKITRVKGTQESPIKRSLISFCFEKAKPEIDELILEISRHNYTEEFKDLVKDFYLKL; this is encoded by the coding sequence ATGTCTCAAAAACCCTTCAAATTCAAACAATTCAGTATAGATCAGGATCGCTGTGCGATGAAAATCGGCACAGACGGTGTTCTTCTTGGAGCCTGGTCTTCCCTGGAACATCAACCAAACAGTATCCTGGATATTGGCACAGGAACAGGGCTCATTGCATTAATGCTGGCTCAGAGATCTGATGCCGAACTAATCGATGCGCTAGAAATTGAAGAAAATGCCTATGAGCAGGCTGTGGAGAATTTCGAAAAAAGCGACTGGGGTGACCGACTTTTCTGCTACCATGCAGGTTTCGATGAATTTGTTGAGGAGATGCAAGATGAAGAGGAATACAACCTTATCATCTCCAATCCTCCTTTTTACTCTGAAGACTACAAGACCGGAAATGAAAACAGAGATCAGGCGCGTTTCGCTGACGCCCTTCCCCTTAGTGAATTGATAGAAGGAGCTTCTCTCCTACTTTCTAGAAAAGGCCATTTTGATCTTGTTATTCCTTTTACAGAAGAACAGAATGCAATTGAAATTGCAAAAGATCACAAGCTTTTTCCTGTAAAGATAACCCGGGTTAAAGGAACCCAGGAATCTCCAATTAAAAGAAGCCTTATAAGCTTTTGTTTTGAGAAGGCAAAACCAGAAATCGATGAACTAATTTTAGAAATTTCAAGGCATAACTATACCGAGGAATTCAAAGATTTAGTCAAAGATTTTTATCTGAAGTTGTAA
- a CDS encoding DUF3050 domain-containing protein yields the protein MIKEINASLEPLTNQLINHPLYKKINTPEQLQIFMEHHVYAVWDFMSLLTSLQEILTKTTNPWLPVGDPEIRYLINEIVLAEETDINMKGKRQSHFEMYLDAMDAAGASRKKVEDLLMQVTHGTDIFLIIATSKLPISIKQFLKHTFEVVYSREPHKIASAFTFGREGLIPDMFSSIIEKVQKNFPEDDLSLFKYYFDRHIELDGDEHGPMAFKMVEDLCGNDEKKWQEVKETAEKSLKSRLELWDGIEAEIEAKTKLEFA from the coding sequence ATGATCAAAGAGATAAACGCAAGTTTAGAACCTCTAACCAACCAGTTAATAAATCATCCACTATACAAAAAGATCAACACCCCGGAACAACTTCAAATCTTCATGGAGCACCATGTCTATGCGGTCTGGGATTTTATGTCTTTGCTAACTTCGCTTCAGGAGATCCTCACCAAAACTACGAATCCTTGGCTTCCGGTAGGCGATCCGGAAATTAGATACCTCATCAATGAGATCGTTCTTGCAGAAGAGACCGATATCAATATGAAGGGGAAAAGACAGAGTCATTTTGAAATGTACCTGGATGCAATGGATGCCGCCGGAGCGAGCAGAAAGAAGGTTGAAGATCTTTTGATGCAGGTAACCCATGGTACCGATATATTTTTAATTATTGCGACCAGTAAACTACCAATAAGCATAAAGCAGTTCTTAAAACATACTTTTGAGGTCGTATACAGCAGGGAACCTCATAAGATCGCATCTGCCTTTACCTTTGGGCGAGAAGGACTCATTCCAGATATGTTCTCCTCCATTATAGAGAAAGTGCAGAAGAACTTCCCTGAGGACGATCTGAGCCTTTTCAAATACTATTTTGACAGGCATATCGAGCTTGACGGTGATGAACATGGACCTATGGCATTTAAGATGGTTGAGGACCTATGCGGAAATGATGAAAAAAAATGGCAGGAAGTAAAAGAAACCGCTGAAAAATCCTTAAAAAGCAGGCTGGAACTCTGGGATGGTATCGAAGCTGAAATTGAAGCTAAGACAAAATTAGAATTTGCCTAG